The following coding sequences lie in one Oryza brachyantha chromosome 10, ObraRS2, whole genome shotgun sequence genomic window:
- the LOC102706043 gene encoding probable protein phosphatase 2C 47, translating to MSGGVEPETPPGSSGGGSTPVGGKPPRHHLTSIRHCASSARIAAATADFDLDSGTLSLISPTDLRPGFLPVFRSGSCADIGTKPYMEDEHVCVDDLMEHLGMRTPVIPAPGAFYGVFDGHGGTDAACFVRKNILRFIIEDGHFPNSIDKAIRSAFVKADHAIGDSHSLDRNSGTTALTALFYGRTLLVANAGDCRAVLGKRGRAVELSRDHKPTCRSEKIRIENLGGTIFDGYLNGQLSVARAIGDWHMKGSKGSIGPLTAEPEFQEVRLTEEDEFLIIGCDGLWDVMTSQCAVTMVRKELMAHNDPERCSQELVQEALRRNSCDNLTVVVVCFSSDPPPQIEVPRFRVRRSISMEGLHMLKGALDSNA from the exons ATGAGTGGAGGCGTCGAGCCGGAGACCCCGCCGggaagcagcggcggcggcagcacgcCGGTGGGCGGCaagccgccgcgccaccacctCACATCGATTCGCCACTGCGCCAGCAGCGCGCGCATCGCCGCGGCAACCGCAGACTTT GACCTGGATTCAGGGACTCTGAGCTTGATCTCGCCCACAGATCTTCGACCTGGCTTTCTGCCGGTGTTCCGTTCCGGCAGCTGTGCCGATATCGGAACCAAACCGTACATGGAGGACGAGCATGTCTGCGTCGACGACCTAATGGAGCACCTGGGAATGCGTACCCCTGTCATCCCTGCACCGGGTGCCTTCTATGGG GTGTTTGATGGTCACGGTGGTACAGACGCAGCCTGTTTTGTTCGGAAGAACATACTGAGGTTCATAATTGAGGATGGCCACTTCCCTAACAGCATAGACAAGGCAATCAGGAGTGCTTTTGTGAAGGCTGATCATGCTATTGGGGATTCCCATTCTCTCGACCGCAATTCTGGGACTACAGCATTGACAGCACTATTTTATGGCAG GACATTGCTCGTTGCGAATGCAGGAGACTGTCGAGCAGTATTAGGAAAGAGAGGCCGAGCTGTTGAGTTGTCAAGAGACCACAAACCCACTTGCAGGAGCGAAAAGATCAGAATTGAGAACCTTGGTGGTACCATCTTTGATGGCTATCTCAATGGTCAGCTGTCTGTAGCAAGGGCGATTGGTGATTGGCACATGAAAGGTTCCAAAGGGTCAATAGGCCCCCTCACTGCAGAGCCAGAGTTTCAGGAGGTTAGACTCACCGAGGAAGATGAGTTCTTGATAATCGGCTGCGATGGGCTTTGGGATGTCATGACCAGCCAGTGTGCTGTCACAATGGTAAGGAAAGAGCTGATGGCACACAATGATCCGGAGAGATGCTCGCAAGAACTAGTTCAAGAGGCTCTCCGACGAAACTCCTGTGACAACCTAACTGTAGTGGTTGTGTGCTTCTCATCAGATCCACCACCTCAGATTGAGGTCCCAAGATTTCGAGTACGAAGAAGCATTTCGATGGAAGGTTTGCATATGTTGAAGGGAGCTCTTGACAGTAATGCCTGA
- the LOC121055513 gene encoding uncharacterized protein LOC121055513: protein MVRGERIEGVRQYNRSKVPRLRWTPDLHHCFVHAIHKLGGQHKATPKRVLQLMGVGGLTISHVKSHLQMYRNMRNDDLEMQVGIQQMDQEQTFAGGMQIWTDMKQQDHHHECNGPYCRCHSSSKHARGSLLLLHQQQQQQLQRPNRMETRQEVSTRTGFLRSEGIRERDLQQYGLAVTGGQPASCHHSGRRHRPPPATAAAAADGAGAGHDAGAPLPSTPRPPLLAGRAATTRRGGASREDEHDVTAPARRRHAMAPERDGHGGGDERLSLSLTLDSAGPGRRCRCRGSGAAARCCSEGSSSWLSSPSSTSFGGGCSRRSPGAMCRGSVAVSLDLSL from the exons ATggtgagaggggagaggattGAAGGAGTGAGGCAGTACAACAGATCCAAGGTGCCTCGCCTGAGATGGACGCCTGATCTCCATCACTGCTTTGTTCATGCCATACACAAGCTTGGAGGACAGCACA AGGCTACACCTAAGAGAGTTCTTCAGCTGATGGGAGTGGGAGGCCTCACCATATCTCATGTCAAAAGCCATCTACAG ATGTACAGAAACATGAGGAATGATGATCTGGAGATGCAAG TGGGCATTCAGCAGATGGATCAGGAGCAAACATTTGCAGGAGGCATGCAAATTTGGACAGATATGAAGCAGCAGGATCATCATCATGAGTGTAACGGACCATATTGCAGATGCCACTCCTCATCAAAGCATGCAAGGGGctcactgctgctgctacaccagcagcagcagcaacagctgcAAAG GCCAAATCGGATGGAGACGAGACAAGAGGTGAGCACTCGAACAGGCTTTCTCAGAAGCGAAGGAATACGCGAGAGGGACCTGCAGCAGTACGGCCTCGCGGTCACAGGAGGCCAACCAGCTTCGTGCCACCACTCCGGTCGGCGACACCGGCCGCCACCTgccaccgcggccgccgctgcagaCGGTGCCGGAGCCGGACACGACGCTGGCGCACCGCTGCCGAGCACGCCCAGGCCGCCGCTTCtggccggccgcgccgccacgaCGAGGCGTGGCGGCGCCTCACGCGAG GACGAGCACGACGTGACAGcaccggcgaggcggcggcacgcCATGGCGCCGGAGCGtgacggccacggcggcggcgacgagcgcctCTCGCTGTCCTTGACGCTGGACTCGGCCGGGCCCGGGCGCAGGTGCCGGTGCCggggcagcggcgccgccgcccgctgctgcAGCGAAGGTAGCAGCAGCTggctgtcgtcgccgtcgtcgacgagcttcggcggcggctgctcgcGGCGGAGCCCCGGCGCCATGTGTCGTGGCAGTGTCGCTGTCAGCTTGGACCTGTCCTTGTGA
- the LOC102720362 gene encoding serine carboxypeptidase-like 34: MRFQIQISPCLLLLLGSVAPATLSLCGLAAAARPGAATAAMQEQELDRVTSLPGMPANSPEFRQYSGYVTTDEYLGKALFYWFFEATDKPDEKPLVLWLNGGPGCSSVGFGQAQELGPFLVKKDVAELELNPYAWNQAANLLFLDSPAGVGFSYTNTSFEKDPPGDNSTAHGSYTFLVKWFQRFPQHKMKEFYIAGESYAGHYIPQLANVIVDQNKIATKQNYINLKGIMIGNAYMDGDKDLLGIVDSAWHHAIISDKLYSDFQKFCNFSLEVLTKKCYAAIVQFNALYNIIDIYSLYTSRCELGYPNFNSSFAAQIGRTSSRFDLLKIPMGYDPCTQTYATEYFNRKDVQKALHTNIPGAYSLCRNSIGRAWNDSDMTVVPVVKKLAQSGLRIWIYSGDTDARIPTTSTRYTLKKLGLPIKEDWSPWFHHKQVGGWTVVFDGVTFVTVRGAGHMVPSVMPEQALVLFKCFLTNHNLPSKPF, from the exons ATGAGGTTTCAGATTCAGATTTCACCCTGCTTGCTGCTCCTCCTTGGCTCTGTTGCGCCGGCTACACTATCACTATGTGGCCTAGCTGCTGCAGCACGGCCTGGTGCAGCCACAGCTGCCATGCAGGAGCAGGAGCTCGACCGTGTCACGTCGCTGCCTGGGATGCCGGCCAACTCGCCTGAATTCAGGCAGTACTCCGGCTATGTCACAACTGACGAGTACCTCGGCAAGGCACTCTTCTACTGGTTCTTCGAGGCCACCGACAAGCCTGACGAGAAGCCACTCGTCTTGTGGCTAAATGGAG GACCTGGATGTTCTTCCGTTGGGTTTGGACAGGCACAGGAGCTAGGGCCATTTCTAGTGAAGAAAGATGTGGCTGAACTTGAGCTGAATCCATACGCATGGAACCAAG CTGCCAATTTGTTGTTCCTGGACTCTCCGGCTGGTGTTGGATTTTCTTACACCAACACATCCTTCGAAAAAGATCCACCAGGAGACAATTCCACCG CACATGGTTCATACACTTTCCTGGTCAAGTGGTTCCAGAGGTTCCCTCAGCACAAAATGAAGGAGTTCTACATAGCTGGAGAGAGCTACGCAG GTCATTACATTCCCCAACTTGCTAACGTGATTGTGGATCAGAACAAGAttgcaaccaaacaaaattacataaaCTTGAAAGGCATCATG ATAGGAAATGCTTACATGGATGGTGACAAGGACCTGCTGGGGATTGTTGATTCTGCATGGCATCACGCAATCATCTCCGACAAGCTTTACAGTGACTTTCAGAAATTCTGCAACTTCAGTTTGGAAGTCCTGACTAAGAAGTGTTACGCGGCAATCGTTCAGTTCAACGCTCTCTACAACATCATAGACATCTACAGCCTTTACACCTCGCGCTGTGAGCTCGGATACCCAAACTTCAACTCGTCGTTTGCAGCACAAATCGGACGAACCAGCAGCCGT TTCGATTTACTGAAGATACCAATGGGCTATGATCCATGCACGCAAACTTACGCGACTGAATATTTCAACCGTAAAGACGTGCAGAAAGCTCTACATACCAATATCCCTGGAGCTTACTCCCTTTGCCG TAATTCTATCGGCCGCGCATGGAACGACTCTGACATGACTGTCGTTCCAGTCGTCAAGAAGCTCGCTCAGTCAGGTCTCCGTATATGGATTTACAG CGGCGACACGGACGCGAGAATCCCTACAACCTCAACCAGGTACACACTGAAAAAGCTAGGCCTGCCCATCAAAGAGGACTGGTCGCCATGGTTCCATCACAAGCAG GTTGGTGGGTGGACTGTGGTGTTCGACGGCGTGACATTTGTGACGGTGAGAGGAGCCGGCCACATGGTGCCATCCGTCATGCCGGAGCAGGCGCTTGTGCTGTTCAAGTGCTTcttaaccaatcacaaccttcCCTCTAAGCCATTCTAG
- the LOC121055581 gene encoding protein EXORDIUM-like 5 — translation MALLLLPLLQLLLCLCCGGVHAATPYPHAGGGDPLAGAEKRYEGSSDLVDLRYHMGPVLSSAPLRLYVLWYGRWDPAHQAPIRDFLLSISDPAPPRPSVAAWWATAALYTDQTLANVTRRVALAGEADDAAASLGGALTRLDIQRVLAAAVSGGRLPADHRGGAYLVLTAPGVAVQDFCRAVCGFHYFTFPSLVGHTLPYAWVGHSGGRCTDVCAYPFSLPSYMSRGGVAALRPPNGDAGVDGMVNVIAHELAELATNPLVNAWYAGEDPTAPTEIADLCEGVYGTGGGGGYAGKVAVDAQGRSWNVNGRNGRRFLVQWIWSPVAKSCVGPNASD, via the coding sequence ATGGCGCTCCTCCTACTCCCgttgctgcagctgctgctgtgcCTGTGCTGCGGGGGTGTACACGCGGCCACGCCGTACccgcacgccggcggcggcgatccgctcgccggcgccgagaaGAGGTACGAGGGGAGCTCCGACCTGGTGGACCTGCGCTACCACATGGGCCCCGTCctctcctccgcgccgctccGCCTCTACGTGCTCTGGTACGGCCGCTGGGACCCCGCGCACCAGGCGCCCATCCGcgacttcctcctctccatctccgacccggcgccgccgcggccgtccgTCGCGGCCTGGTgggccacggcggcgctgtATACCGACCAGACGCTCGCCAACGTCACCCGCCGCGTCGCACTCGCGGGGGaggccgacgacgcggcggcgtcgctggGAGGGGCGCTCACCCGCCTCGACATCCAGCGTGTGCTCGCCGCAGCGGTGTCCGGGGGGCGCCTCCCCGCCGACCACCGCGGCGGGGCCTACCTCGTCCTCACGGCGCccggcgtcgccgtccagGACTTCTGCCGCGCCGTCTGCGGCTTCCACTACTTCACCTTCCCGTCCCTCGTCGGCCACACCCTGCCGTACGCCTGGGTCGGCCACAGCGGCGGCCGGTGCACCGACGTGTGCGCCTACCCGTTCTCCCTCCCGTCCTACATGTCCcgtggcggcgtggcggcgctgcGGCCGCCGAACGGCGACGCGGGCGTCGACGGCATGGTGAACGTCATCGCGCACGAGCTGGCGGAGCTGGCGACGAACCCGCTGGTGAACGCGTGGTACGCCGGGGAGGACCCGACTGCACCGACCGAGATCGCCGACCTCTGCGAAGGCGTGTACGGCacggggggcggcggcggatacGCCGGCAAGGTGGCCGTCGACGCGCAGGGGCGGAGCTGGAACGTGAACGGCCGCAACGGGAGGCGGTTCCTGGTGCAATGGATCTGGAGCCCCGTAGCA